A region of Saprospiraceae bacterium DNA encodes the following proteins:
- a CDS encoding T9SS type A sorting domain-containing protein, with protein MILLPGISKGQDTLICDNGGFESNFTYYFGKTATYTSGSDDCTPLSSGTPVTWSNSSLPTFRRFEIVTSGVDTLVGINRTKFGSKAALINNRYGHTDSICNGHFDANKLIKRFKVTNENREFTVWFAAILENPSLHTNSQPFFSIKCDRAPVNDLCFDASILSCEDNYADTLCEYSEIDAIDWTCHRIKIPKNMIDSIATLEIIAADCGCGLHFGYAYVDGICEECDGSAFGSAKLYDNHPPDGNGLGISYNGCLDTISFCGSYELPTVCGTWDLDSIKILNYSIYNLVIDDVNQQFCFDIPLSVFGDTCVELFAALYFSSVYNILDPVFTNAIEICPGEYEKYEVDVISGSCQDNNTSTLISDDYYYVQVDLSNLHGDTFTIERWLDDPYPNESGHYVIKADTGDGTFNLGPFFIQEGSWMLTIKFANCIDTFIITPPNFCSGCNKFYRTTISNITCDDNGSYSIADDTWTFDIKVLGMSGTFDITGIGTGYSYNTIYTIDVPGYIGPECVEFTLVGGVGCISTIRVCPPKPCSNNEDCELEVYLKEISCAEEGTVFYIELDSTSGSGPGYLCYECFAFGDPGNTGNDNYFQGSFANPFGPFNDDIYITVYKCSTSACDCDPSCFKVLYFSAPDCDNLDYRIEKKNNSSIKQLTELIIIPNPLSGREFLIRSKLKETIFELYNFSSKLIYSGNFSGPDYTVSIDLAAGLYLIRYTNSEGLNSYVPLIKL; from the coding sequence ATGATTCTGTTGCCTGGAATATCGAAAGGTCAAGACACACTTATCTGCGATAATGGTGGATTTGAAAGTAATTTTACATATTACTTTGGTAAGACAGCCACCTATACAAGTGGAAGTGATGATTGCACGCCACTCTCTAGTGGTACTCCGGTTACTTGGAGCAATTCATCCTTGCCAACTTTTCGTAGATTTGAGATAGTAACGAGCGGAGTAGACACCTTGGTTGGTATAAATAGAACTAAATTTGGTTCCAAAGCTGCACTAATTAACAATCGGTATGGACATACAGATTCAATTTGTAATGGACATTTTGACGCTAACAAATTAATAAAGAGATTTAAAGTTACGAATGAAAACAGAGAATTTACAGTATGGTTTGCAGCCATATTGGAAAATCCTTCGTTGCACACAAACTCACAACCTTTTTTTAGTATTAAATGTGATCGGGCGCCAGTTAATGATTTATGTTTTGATGCTTCGATTTTGAGTTGTGAGGACAATTATGCAGATACTTTATGTGAGTATTCAGAAATTGATGCCATAGATTGGACCTGTCATAGAATTAAAATACCTAAAAACATGATTGACAGCATTGCGACATTGGAAATCATAGCTGCTGATTGTGGATGTGGCCTTCATTTTGGTTATGCATATGTAGATGGTATATGTGAGGAGTGTGATGGTAGTGCATTTGGTTCGGCGAAATTATATGATAATCATCCTCCTGACGGAAATGGTTTAGGAATCAGCTATAATGGTTGCTTGGATACGATCAGCTTTTGTGGCAGTTACGAATTGCCAACAGTATGTGGCACATGGGATTTGGACTCTATTAAAATTTTAAATTATTCGATCTATAATCTTGTAATAGATGATGTCAATCAACAATTTTGTTTTGATATTCCATTATCAGTTTTTGGAGATACATGTGTTGAGTTGTTTGCTGCTTTATACTTTAGCTCTGTTTATAATATTCTCGATCCTGTATTCACTAACGCTATTGAAATTTGCCCGGGGGAATACGAAAAATATGAGGTGGATGTGATTTCGGGTTCATGTCAGGATAATAATACAAGTACATTAATCTCCGATGATTATTATTATGTTCAGGTCGATCTGTCTAATTTACATGGTGATACCTTTACTATTGAAAGATGGCTGGATGATCCGTATCCAAATGAATCTGGGCATTATGTCATCAAGGCAGATACAGGAGATGGTACTTTCAATTTGGGTCCGTTTTTTATTCAAGAAGGGAGCTGGATGCTTACGATCAAATTCGCAAATTGTATTGACACGTTTATTATAACACCTCCTAACTTCTGTTCCGGTTGCAACAAATTCTATAGGACAACTATAAGTAATATTACTTGCGACGATAATGGATCATACAGCATTGCAGATGATACGTGGACATTTGATATTAAAGTTTTAGGTATGTCTGGAACATTTGACATTACTGGTATAGGTACTGGTTATAGTTATAATACTATTTATACAATTGATGTACCGGGATATATTGGACCTGAATGTGTGGAATTTACCCTTGTTGGTGGGGTTGGTTGCATTTCAACAATTCGGGTCTGCCCTCCTAAACCTTGTTCAAATAATGAAGACTGTGAACTTGAGGTATACCTAAAAGAAATATCTTGTGCCGAAGAAGGGACTGTATTTTATATTGAACTTGATTCAACATCTGGAAGCGGGCCGGGATATTTATGTTATGAATGTTTTGCATTTGGAGATCCAGGAAATACGGGAAATGATAATTATTTTCAGGGTAGCTTTGCCAATCCTTTCGGGCCATTTAATGACGATATATATATTACAGTTTATAAATGTAGTACTTCTGCTTGTGACTGTGATCCAAGCTGTTTCAAGGTTCTTTATTTTTCAGCGCCTGATTGTGATAACCTTGATTATCGAATTGAGAAAAAAAACAATTCATCGATTAAGCAATTAACAGAGCTTATTATTATTCCTAATCCTTTATCAGGACGAGAATTTCTAATTCGATCAAAATTAAAGGAGACAATTTTTGAACTGTATAATTTTTCATCGAAACTTATTTATTCTGGAAACTTTTCTGGTCCAGATTATACGGTTTCCATTGATTTGGCAGCAGGCTTGTATTTGATAAGGTACACGAACAGTGAAGGACTAAATAGTTATGTCCCATTAATTAAGTTATAG
- a CDS encoding OmpA family protein, which produces MYQLKKKLLLIALSGILVFAGCASLNKTKKGAIIGTAAGAGMGAVIGKVTGNTALGAIIGAAVGGTAGALIGNKMDKQAEQIKDAVPDAKVIRVGEGIVVEFSSSVLFAFDKSNLSNDAKSNLDKLVTVLNTYPDTDIEIQGHTDSKGSKSYNQNLSVQRASAVSSYLITKNVTSRRLSVIGFGEMLPKYLNDNDDGRDKNRRVEFLVAANEK; this is translated from the coding sequence ATGTATCAATTAAAAAAGAAATTATTATTAATAGCATTAAGTGGCATCCTGGTTTTTGCAGGTTGCGCCTCTTTAAATAAAACCAAGAAAGGCGCCATCATAGGAACCGCTGCAGGCGCTGGAATGGGTGCCGTGATTGGAAAGGTAACAGGAAACACTGCTCTAGGTGCCATTATTGGTGCGGCTGTTGGCGGAACTGCCGGAGCCCTTATTGGCAATAAAATGGACAAACAAGCTGAACAAATCAAAGATGCCGTTCCGGATGCAAAAGTTATCCGCGTTGGTGAGGGCATCGTTGTAGAATTTTCAAGCAGTGTATTGTTTGCTTTCGACAAATCGAATTTATCAAATGATGCAAAATCCAACCTGGATAAATTAGTGACCGTTTTAAATACCTATCCCGATACGGATATCGAAATACAGGGGCACACCGATAGCAAAGGGAGCAAATCCTACAACCAAAATCTTTCTGTGCAAAGGGCGAGCGCCGTTTCCAGCTATTTAATAACCAAAAATGTAACCAGTCGTCGATTAAGCGTCATTGGGTTCGGTGAAATGCTCCCGAAGTATTTAAACGATAATGATGATGGACGCGATAAAAACCGCAGAGTAGAATTTTTAGTAGCAGCAAATGAAAAATGA
- a CDS encoding outer membrane beta-barrel protein has product MKMKRMHILLMLLSAATFALAQDSGSNKMRFALLGGVNLQTLNGKDFNGDKFDNDLITGFHIGVNAQIPIVPDFYFQPGLLFTTKGAKSTDGDITSTFKLSYVELPLNLVYKAALGNGFILLGFGPYVAYGISGKAIYENESTSEKIEMDVEFKKVEINDPCIKSLFQSL; this is encoded by the coding sequence ATGAAAATGAAACGAATGCATATATTACTCATGCTCCTGTCGGCCGCGACCTTCGCCTTAGCTCAAGATTCAGGAAGCAATAAAATGAGATTTGCCCTTCTGGGAGGAGTCAATTTACAGACTTTAAACGGCAAGGATTTCAATGGCGATAAATTTGATAATGATTTGATCACCGGATTTCACATTGGAGTCAATGCACAAATTCCCATTGTCCCGGATTTCTATTTTCAACCCGGACTGTTGTTTACCACCAAAGGAGCCAAATCGACTGATGGAGATATCACAAGCACTTTCAAGCTTTCGTATGTAGAGCTGCCTTTAAATCTGGTCTATAAGGCTGCTTTGGGCAATGGATTTATACTGCTCGGCTTTGGGCCCTATGTGGCTTATGGTATCTCCGGAAAAGCCATCTATGAAAATGAATCTACTTCTGAAAAGATCGAAATGGATGTGGAGTTTAAAAAAGTAGAAATCAACGACCCCTGTATTAAGTCCCTATTTCAAAGCCTTTGA